One stretch of Methanococcus voltae PS DNA includes these proteins:
- a CDS encoding class III signal peptide-containing protein has protein sequence MKLNKLKKSKKGQISLELILLLLVVILSASILAYIFLNDVAESSGILSNIDILGGYSTGDVQNATNKTVLGPLVGNVRIGACWIYDPSNPQTAYESGFIAVDTNGIAYTLNSDGLVQSNGTIQPELIGNDTSIPGNTGVVYRLHNIKYFMVKPIDNVNQPLPQANYVLKLNNTDLVDEYGTNRYLATAINEDGTIDVKIYPQYGVYIYTLPHDFYGSLIFYEN, from the coding sequence TTGAAACTAAATAAACTAAAAAAATCCAAAAAGGGGCAAATATCTTTAGAGTTAATACTGCTATTATTGGTCGTAATACTCTCTGCATCAATTTTGGCATATATATTTTTAAACGACGTTGCCGAAAGCTCCGGAATTTTAAGTAATATTGATATATTAGGTGGTTATTCAACCGGAGACGTTCAAAATGCTACAAATAAAACCGTTCTGGGTCCCTTAGTTGGTAATGTGCGTATAGGTGCTTGTTGGATTTACGACCCTTCGAACCCACAAACTGCTTATGAATCGGGTTTTATAGCCGTAGATACGAATGGTATCGCATATACGTTAAATAGTGATGGTCTAGTCCAAAGTAATGGAACCATTCAGCCGGAACTAATAGGGAACGATACAAGTATCCCAGGTAATACTGGTGTAGTCTACAGATTGCATAATATTAAATATTTCATGGTAAAACCAATAGATAACGTTAATCAACCATTACCTCAAGCAAATTATGTGTTAAAATTAAATAACACGGATTTAGTCGACGAATATGGTACAAATAGGTATTTAGCCACTGCAATAAACGAAGATGGCACGATAGATGTTAAAATATACCCGCAATATGGTGTTTATATTTACACACTACCGCATGACTTTTATGGTTCGCTAATATTCTATGAAAATTAG
- a CDS encoding APC family permease, whose translation MDKTTIDNKNTSISNTNGKKLGIFTLTGLIIGPLLGSGIVIMPPLVHETLGDYSVFGWIFMMILSGIFAYIASKLCILFPGDSGLADVVEYSFGKSFRNLTATYLIVSAFLGPVIILMVSGEYLSALISNWGLSIPPEFYALLLLSLAFITLLKDIAQVGKISTILSGIITIVLLAGGLFTIAFYRKDPIFVPTAISGYDIGHSFLLMFWSILGWEILGNYSLEVKNPKKIIPKSALLTVLIVSLVYIVVSFAIQTIDMNLVNPPNMVSMLSVILYPLFGDNSNALLTITVTGLCFCSYMMIIGGVSRLITSQALNGAFPSFLSKPLSLRNETNVPIGGIAFLFIANIITIGVLAFKLLSLTDIITMTNAFLIGNALLSLLASIKIFKNSLPRFGAILISICFAIMLMYSSPWVLGILSLFLIIALINWYLDRKNN comes from the coding sequence ATGGACAAAACTACTATCGATAATAAAAATACCAGTATCAGTAATACAAACGGGAAAAAATTAGGAATATTTACACTTACGGGGCTTATAATAGGCCCTTTATTAGGCTCAGGAATCGTAATAATGCCCCCTTTAGTTCACGAAACACTCGGAGACTATTCAGTTTTTGGCTGGATATTTATGATGATATTAAGTGGAATTTTTGCATATATTGCAAGTAAATTATGTATATTATTCCCTGGAGACTCTGGTTTAGCAGATGTTGTAGAGTATTCCTTTGGAAAATCATTTAGGAATTTAACGGCCACATATTTAATAGTTTCAGCATTTTTAGGGCCTGTTATAATACTTATGGTTTCAGGCGAATACTTATCAGCGTTAATTTCAAACTGGGGCTTATCCATACCTCCGGAGTTTTATGCACTTTTATTGCTTTCTTTGGCTTTTATAACTCTTTTAAAAGATATTGCACAAGTTGGTAAGATTTCTACGATATTATCAGGCATTATAACGATAGTTTTGTTAGCAGGAGGGTTATTCACAATTGCATTTTACCGAAAAGACCCGATATTTGTACCTACGGCAATATCTGGCTACGATATCGGTCATTCATTCTTACTAATGTTTTGGTCAATTTTAGGATGGGAAATCCTGGGGAATTATAGCTTAGAAGTAAAAAATCCTAAAAAAATAATACCAAAATCGGCTTTACTGACCGTTTTAATTGTTTCACTGGTTTATATCGTTGTTTCATTTGCAATACAAACGATAGATATGAATTTGGTAAATCCTCCAAACATGGTTTCTATGCTATCGGTGATTCTATACCCATTATTTGGCGACAATTCAAATGCTTTATTGACAATAACAGTTACAGGACTTTGTTTCTGTTCATACATGATGATAATAGGTGGCGTTAGTAGATTAATAACTTCTCAAGCGTTAAATGGGGCTTTCCCTAGCTTTTTGTCAAAGCCATTGTCATTGCGGAATGAAACAAATGTTCCAATAGGGGGTATTGCATTTTTGTTTATTGCTAATATAATAACCATAGGAGTACTCGCTTTCAAGTTATTAAGTTTAACAGATATAATTACGATGACAAACGCCTTTTTAATTGGTAATGCGTTATTATCATTGTTAGCGTCGATAAAAATATTTAAAAACAGTCTTCCACGATTTGGAGCGATATTGATTTCCATTTGTTTCGCTATAATGTTGATGTACTCTTCCCCCTGGGTTTTGGGTATTTTAAGCCTATTTTTAATAATTGCGCTAATTAATTGGTACTTAGATAGGAAAAATAACTAA
- a CDS encoding 2-oxoacid:acceptor oxidoreductase family protein: MKTNTENMCETANEKVIRNPKGLLEEFPRKGGSAPTATHYCAGCGHGIIHKLIGEAMEELDIMDRCVMISPVGCAVFAYYYFNCGNIQVAHGRAPAVGTGVSRAQDNSIVLSYQGDGDLASIGLNETMQAANRGEKMAVFFVNNTVYGMTGGQMAPTTLIGEKTTTCLNGRDPDYTGYPIHMCELLSNLKAPVYIARVSVSDIKHIRKAKQSIKKALTIQKEGKGYSFIEILSPCPTNLKQNSKMAEEFINEQMEKEFPLGVYRDNYDEAVAYNRPESDFSTESLNNIFEVENGAENAIYDPEFSEKHVKIAGFGGQGVLSMGLTLAEAACSSRNNVSWYPSYGPEQRGGTSNCSVVISGKDIGSPVVYAPDLLVAFNRPSLESFAKDVKEGGIILCDENIGNIDELNLEVSKDVKIISVPALELAREMGNERAMNTVMLGVIMALNTTGLAKETFVSAIEKTFAKKPKLIPMNVKVLEAGEKWAKENLN, encoded by the coding sequence ATGAAGACAAACACAGAAAATATGTGCGAAACAGCTAACGAAAAAGTAATAAGAAACCCAAAAGGGCTTTTAGAAGAATTCCCAAGAAAAGGCGGTTCAGCACCAACAGCAACCCACTACTGTGCAGGATGTGGTCACGGAATTATACATAAATTAATCGGCGAAGCAATGGAAGAACTAGATATTATGGATAGATGTGTAATGATTAGTCCTGTAGGCTGTGCTGTATTTGCCTATTATTATTTTAACTGTGGAAACATTCAGGTAGCACACGGTAGGGCTCCAGCAGTAGGTACAGGTGTATCAAGAGCTCAAGACAATTCTATTGTATTGTCCTACCAAGGAGACGGTGACCTCGCTTCAATCGGTTTAAACGAAACAATGCAAGCTGCAAATAGGGGCGAAAAAATGGCCGTATTCTTTGTAAACAACACTGTTTATGGAATGACTGGCGGTCAAATGGCACCAACAACGTTAATCGGAGAAAAAACAACCACTTGTTTAAATGGTAGAGACCCAGATTACACAGGATATCCAATTCACATGTGTGAATTATTGAGTAATTTAAAAGCACCGGTTTATATTGCTAGAGTGTCCGTATCGGACATTAAACATATTAGGAAAGCAAAACAATCCATTAAAAAAGCTTTAACTATTCAAAAAGAAGGAAAAGGTTATTCATTCATTGAAATATTGAGCCCTTGCCCAACTAACTTAAAACAAAATAGTAAAATGGCAGAAGAATTTATAAACGAGCAAATGGAAAAAGAATTCCCATTAGGTGTATATAGGGATAACTACGATGAAGCAGTAGCTTACAATAGACCAGAAAGTGATTTTTCAACCGAATCTTTGAATAACATATTTGAAGTTGAGAACGGTGCAGAAAACGCTATATATGACCCAGAGTTTAGTGAAAAACACGTTAAAATTGCAGGATTTGGCGGTCAAGGTGTTTTAAGTATGGGTTTAACTCTCGCAGAAGCAGCTTGTAGTTCAAGAAATAATGTTTCATGGTATCCATCATACGGTCCAGAACAGAGAGGAGGGACTTCAAACTGTTCTGTTGTAATTTCTGGAAAGGATATCGGTTCGCCAGTAGTTTATGCGCCTGATTTATTGGTTGCATTCAATAGACCGTCATTAGAAAGCTTTGCAAAAGATGTAAAAGAAGGCGGTATTATATTATGTGACGAAAACATTGGAAATATCGACGAATTAAATTTGGAAGTTTCAAAAGATGTTAAAATTATAAGCGTACCTGCTTTAGAACTTGCAAGAGAAATGGGTAACGAAAGAGCTATGAACACTGTTATGTTGGGCGTAATTATGGCATTAAATACAACAGGGTTAGCAAAAGAGACTTTTGTTAGTGCAATTGAAAAAACATTTGCTAAAAAGCCTAAATTAATACCTATGAACGTTAAGGTATTGGAAGCAGGCGAAAAATGGGCAAAAGAGAATTTAAATTAA